Sequence from the Streptomyces sp. NBC_00440 genome:
CTTGAGACGGCCCAGAATCGTGTCGTACTTCAGCAGATGCGCGGTGGTCGCGGTGTCACCCAGGTCGTTGACAGCCACGATCTCGATGTCAGCACCCTGCTCCAGCAGCGCGCGGAAGTAGTTACGACCGATGCGGCCAAAGCCGTTGATGCCTACGCGGATCGTCACGAACTCGATCTCCTCGTTGGTACGCCGGGTTTCGACGCCACGGCGAGATGTATGGGATGTCCCCGACCGCCTCCGACCCTACCTCTCGAAAGCCCCCAGGGTCATATCGAACAGGACCGTACGGAATTTGACATCCGGTACGGACACCCCTACCCACCAGTACATTCACTGGCTCATACGTCGGTGCCGGTACCCATATGGGCACCGGCACCGACGCGTTGGACTCTTCCGGAATGCGACATCAGGAATCGGGAATACAGCGGGGGCTTCCGCCGGGCCGGGCGGTTCAGCCGACGAGGCTGTCGTCCATCTCCTCCGACAGCGTGGACTCCGTACCGGGAATGCCCAGATCCTGTGCCCGCTTGTCGGCCATGGCGAGCAGCCGGCGGATCCGGCCCGCGACGGCGTCCTTGGTGAGCGGCGGGTCGGCGAGCGCGCCCAGTTCCTCCAGCGACGCCTGCTTGTGCTCCATCCGCAGCCGGCCGGCCGCCGCGAGGTGCTCGGGCACCTCGTCGGCGAGGATCTCCAGCGCACGGCCCACCCTGGCCCCGGCGGCGACCGCGGCCCGTGCCGAGCGGCGGAGGTTGGCGTCGTCGAAGTTGGCGAGGCGGTTGGCGGTGGCGCGGACCTCGCGGCGCATCCGCCGCTCCTCCCACGCCAGGACGGACTCGTGCGCGCCGAGCCGGGTGAGCAGGGCGCCGATGGCGTCCCCGTCCCGGACGACGACCCGGTCCACACCGCGGACCTCACGGGCCTTGGACGCGATCTGCAGCCTGCGCGCCGCGCCCACCAGGGCCAGCGCGGCCTCGGGCCCGGGGCAGGTCACCTCCAGGGAGGAGGAGCGGCCGGGCTCGGTGAGCGAGCCGTGTGCCAGGAAGGCGCCGCGCCAGGCCGCCTCGGCGTCACAGGTGGCCCCCGAGACCACCTGCGGGGGCAGACCGCGGATGGGGCGGCCGCGGCCGTCCACCAGGCCGGTCTGGCGTGCCAGCTGATCGCCGCCCGCCACGACCCGTACGACGTAGCGGCTGCCTCTGCGCAGCCCGCCGGGGGCCATCACGATCAGTTCGGAGTTGTGCCCGAAGATCTCCAGGATGTCCCGCTTGAGCCTGCGCGCCGCCATGGCGGTGTCCAGCTCCGCCTCGATCACAATCCGCCCGCTCACCAGGTGCAGCCCGCCGGCGAACCGAAGAATCGCCGAAACCTCCGCCTTCCTGCAGCAGGTCCGGGTGACGGGGAGCCGGGAGACTTCGTCCTTCACCGCTGCCGTCATCGCCATGGGCCGATCCTTCCATGCATCCGAAAAATACGGTCGTACGCGGCGGCCAGCAGCTCCCTGTCGTGGGTAGGGGAGCCGTCGGGCGAGGCCACGGGCGCCAGCTCGACCGCCGCACCGAGCCCTTTGGCGGCTTCGGCGAGACTCGCGCGGTCGGGCACGGCGGCCTCGTCGGCAAGCACCACGTCCAGGGCGAGTTTAGGGGCGTGTCGGGCCAAAACCTCCAAATGACGCTGCGGTGAGAAGCCATCGGTTTCACCGGGTTGCGGCGCGAGATTGAGCGAGAGCACCTTGCGCGCCTTCGTCTCGACGAGC
This genomic interval carries:
- the whiA gene encoding DNA-binding protein WhiA, which produces MAMTAAVKDEVSRLPVTRTCCRKAEVSAILRFAGGLHLVSGRIVIEAELDTAMAARRLKRDILEIFGHNSELIVMAPGGLRRGSRYVVRVVAGGDQLARQTGLVDGRGRPIRGLPPQVVSGATCDAEAAWRGAFLAHGSLTEPGRSSSLEVTCPGPEAALALVGAARRLQIASKAREVRGVDRVVVRDGDAIGALLTRLGAHESVLAWEERRMRREVRATANRLANFDDANLRRSARAAVAAGARVGRALEILADEVPEHLAAAGRLRMEHKQASLEELGALADPPLTKDAVAGRIRRLLAMADKRAQDLGIPGTESTLSEEMDDSLVG